Proteins from one Diprion similis isolate iyDipSimi1 chromosome 3, iyDipSimi1.1, whole genome shotgun sequence genomic window:
- the LOC124404925 gene encoding hamartin isoform X1, which yields MGSGAKGVTELFDLLESNKLGAVEEMKKVFHDHFLITKDNWLVNGLFDYYLSTNSLRAVEVLVGVREPHDKHLLDRLAEALTKHTSNGQNQRVQALTLLGHVVRRHPTWLYKLPSHCLFDRLLKLLKADGEILPLMSALLLLVTLLPMLPAYLNPFLNDIFEVFARLASYHHQQSSQASLATSASPSAEMERDRLYILHLQVGLESLFHRLYGMYPCNFVSFLRQHYMQRDSFATFSYTVRPMLDSVRMHPLLVTATKEIETSANRWKKMEHHDVVAECGRFALDKFREDVPMNTGYQPRITHPIIEPPSHSHGLIDGGSSFGLKPVGEEGFWSPSMSMPPNSPPPHETRSTPSTPNNIRIGASPPEAAVEATPETTPVKDLRQLPARAAPTSSAAVRALGSFGNGLSNESRPSTPTTINPSIAGVTSSTSGTMDNISNNTNSHVVLSQKINKLFAERQTSQLGYSQTSASQDFELNNGNLGSIRDTEVYLGQNGSSDDWQEDQENDKLAKQVLQIVGDSQKNIGSIEDIIKETSNTNASFETAMANLSQKVHRLRFYSQCQAPLSHQISHNYNKVRRTTSCPEMKIQNDGILGSIKPFCAQQNDHERSTEEASTQTQDLVPYEHLLLGVVSSRVQESDLANKSNTESCISPNFMLERYIQACARITHSNHNKQTGTTKHKQHQRQKKKGAEDDPSAETVSEDGVDYVIHINLDSGNQLLQLTQMQLQFERQRREVHAERNRRLLGKLRDTQALEEHNTALRDRLRILENETEDLRVELERTKKEARQAEKRHAEIHSQLQLQCAEEQQRSRELNELNGALKLELEEERAKVDQGLRELRAAEAALFDAAHQLKGALKAANQGKLLKCALDTLQRRFLLLGEVQLKLQEQMIGPTPMARQEAAQIQRSYSEELSNLRRQLESRISLIEALRARLIELEGGEAQREALLTEQHQLLQEAKERHEAELEALESKYKAQRAINLHLEERVLELLGTLEDKSSTNACTTNTVSSASPKERSPPLSVSLASSSEGSLAFMQSGGGTGFMMSDCCDPAGEITNLQAIVDPGPSPSHESQAHQQQQPPS from the exons ATGGGCTCTGGCGCAAAGGGAGTAACCGAGCTTTTTGACCTCTTAGAGTCCAACAAGCTCGGAGCCGTGGAAGAGATGAAGAAAGTATTTCATGATCATTTCCTAATTA CTAaagataactggcttgtgaaTGGACTATTCGATTATTACCTCTCAACGAACTCCCTCCGAGCCGTCGAGGTATTGGTAGGAGTCAGGGAACCTCACGATAAGCATCTGCTGGACCGCCTAGCTGAAGCACTAACCAAACATACTAGCAATGGACAAAATCAGCGGGTACAAGCTCTAACACTTCTAGGCCATGTGGTACGAAGACATCCTACTTGGCTGTATAAACTCCCCAGTCATTGTCTCTTCGATAGACTACTCAAGCTTCTCAAG GCCGATGGGGAGATTTTACCACTAATGAGTGCCCTGCTTTTGCTGGTAACGTTACTGCCCATGCTGCCGGCGTATCTAAATCCATTCCTCAATGATATCTTCGAAGTCTTCGCTAGACTAGCCTCCTACCACCATCAACAATCATCCCAGGCTTCATTGGCAACTTCAGCTTCACCTTCCGCAGAAATGGAGAGAGACAGACTATATATTTTACATCTACAg GTCGGATTGGAAAGTTTGTTTCACAGACTATATGGGATGTATCCGTGCAACTTTGTGTCGTTCCTTCGACAGCACTACATGCAACGTGATTCATTCGCTACATTTTCATACACTGTTAGGCCGATGTTGGATTCAGTGCGGATGCATCCTCTTCTTGTTACGGCAACCAAAGAAATCGAGACTTCTGCCAACAG gtggaaaaaaatggaacatCACGACGTAGTAGCTGAGTGTGGCCGATTTGCACTTGACAAATTTCGGGAGGATGTGCCAATGAACACTGGATATCAGCCACGAATCACACATCCCATAATAG aaCCTCCCTCTCATTCTCACGGGCTAATAGATGGTGGAAGTAGTTTTGGATTGAAACCTGTTGGAGAGGAGGGATTTTGGTCACCAAGCATGAGCATGCCTCCCAATAGTCCTCCACCTCACGAAACTCGCTCTACACCCTCAACGCCAAATAATATTAGAATCGGGGCATCCCCACCTGAGGCAGCTGTCGAAGCAACACCTGAAACGACTCCAGTCAAG GATTTGCGGCAGCTACCCGCTCGAGCAGCTCCTACTAGCTCGGCTGCAGTTCGAGCTTTGGGCTCTTTTGGCAATGGGCTGTCGAATGAATCACGGCCGTCTACTCCTACCACCATAAATCCTTCCATAGCTGGAGTAACGAGCAGCACAAGTGGCACCATGGACAACATTTCAAACAATACCAATTCGCATGTGGTTCTATCTCAGAagattaacaaattatttgCTGAACGACAAACGAGCCAACTTGGCTACTCGCAGACTTCTGCGTCCCAAGACTTCGAGCTAAATAATGGTAACCTGGGGAGTATAAGGGACACTGAAGTTTACTTGGGCCAAAACGGAAGTAGCGATGATTGGCAAGAAGATCAAGAG AACGACAAATTGGCAAAACAGGTCCTTCAGATCGTTGGAGATTCacagaaaaatattggatCCATCGAGGATATAATTAAAGAGACGTCAAATACTAATGCATCTTTTGAAACCGCGATGGCAAACTTATCCCAGAAAGTTCATCGTCTTCGTTTCTATTCGCAATGCCAAGCACCACTGTCCCACCAAATTTCACATAATTACAACAAG GTGCGCAGAACCACCTCTTGTCCAGAAATGAAGATCCAAAATGATGGAATTTTGGGAAGCATTAAACCATTTTGTGCACAACAAAACGACCATGAAAGAAGTACAGAGGAGGCGAGTACTCAAACGCAGGATTTAGTACCGTATGAACATCTTCTACTCGGTGTTGTTTCAAGCAGGGTACAGGAATCTGATCTGGCAAACAAATCGAACACTGAATCTTGTATTTCGCCCAATTTTATGTTGGAACGTTACATCCAGGCTTGTGCACGCATCACCCACAGCAATCATAATAAACAAA CCGGAACTACTAAACACAAGCAGCATCAAagacagaaaaagaaaggtgCAGAAGATGATCCATCGGCCGAGACAGTCAGTGAAGATGGGGTCGATTATGTAATTCATATTAATTTGGACAGTGGCAATCAGCTGCTACAGCTGACGCAGATGCAGTTGCAATTTGAACGACAGCGTAGGGAAGTGCATGCTGAACGAAATCGAAGGCTGCTTGGAAAATTACGAGACACTCAAGCCCTCGAGGAGCACAATACTGCACTG AGAGATCGTCTGCGAATTCTTGAGAACGAGACAGAAGATCTTAGAGTCGAGTTAGAACGCACGAAAAAAGAAGCGCGTCAGGCAGAGAAAAGACACGCCGAAATACATAGCCAGCTTCAGTTACAG TGTGCAGAAGAGCAGCAACGATCTCGTGAATTAAACGAACTCAACGGAGCCTTGAAACTAGAACTGGAAGAGGAAAGGGCGAAAGTAGATCAAGGATTACGGGAACTACGGGCGGCCGAAGCAGCCCTTTTTGACGCCGCTCACCAATTGAAGGGTGCCCTTAAAGCTGCAAATCAGGGGAAATTGTTAAAATGCGCCTTAGATACATTGCAAAGGCGGTTCCTGCTTCTTGGGGAG GTACAATTGAAGCTGCAAGAGCAGATGATTGGTCCAACACCAATGGCAAGACAAGAAGCTGCACAAATTCAGAGATCGTATTCAGAAGAATTATCCA ACTTGCGACGCCAGCTGGAGTCGCGAATTTCGCTTATTGAAGCATTGCGAGCACGACTGATAGAATTAGAGGGTGGAGAAGCACAAAGAGAAGCTTTGCTTACAGAACAACATCAGCTTTTACAAGAAGCAAAGGAACGACATGAAGCGGAACTCGAGGCCTTAGAATCTAAGTACAAAGCACAACGAGCGATAAATCTACATCTGGAGGAACGTGTTTTGGAGCTGCTTGGTACTTTGGAGGATAAATCGTCAACAAACGCTTGCACGACGAATACGGTTTCTTCTGCATCCCCCAAGGAAAGATCTCCTCCACTATCCGTCAGCCTTGCCTCCTCTAGCGAGGGCAGTCTCGCCTTTATGCAGTCGGGTGGTGGAACTGGATTCATGATGAGTGACTGCTGTGATCCTGCCGGTGAAATAACAAACCTCCAGGCTATAGTTGATCCTGGTCCAAGTCCTTCGCATGAGAGTCAAGCACACCAACAACAGCAACCTCCttcttga
- the LOC124404925 gene encoding hamartin isoform X2: MGSGAKGVTELFDLLESNKLGAVEEMKKVFHDHFLITKDNWLVNGLFDYYLSTNSLRAVEVLVGVREPHDKHLLDRLAEALTKHTSNGQNQRVQALTLLGHVVRRHPTWLYKLPSHCLFDRLLKLLKADGEILPLMSALLLLVTLLPMLPAYLNPFLNDIFEVFARLASYHHQQSSQASLATSASPSAEMERDRLYILHLQVGLESLFHRLYGMYPCNFVSFLRQHYMQRDSFATFSYTVRPMLDSVRMHPLLVTATKEIETSANRWKKMEHHDVVAECGRFALDKFREDVPMNTGYQPRITHPIIEPPSHSHGLIDGGSSFGLKPVGEEGFWSPSMSMPPNSPPPHETRSTPSTPNNIRIGASPPEAAVEATPETTPVKDLRQLPARAAPTSSAAVRALGSFGNGLSNESRPSTPTTINPSIAGVTSSTSGTMDNISNNTNSHVVLSQKINKLFAERQTSQLGYSQTSASQDFELNNGNLGSIRDTEVYLGQNGSSDDWQEDQEVLQIVGDSQKNIGSIEDIIKETSNTNASFETAMANLSQKVHRLRFYSQCQAPLSHQISHNYNKVRRTTSCPEMKIQNDGILGSIKPFCAQQNDHERSTEEASTQTQDLVPYEHLLLGVVSSRVQESDLANKSNTESCISPNFMLERYIQACARITHSNHNKQTTAGTTKHKQHQRQKKKGAEDDPSAETVSEDGVDYVIHINLDSGNQLLQLTQMQLQFERQRREVHAERNRRLLGKLRDTQALEEHNTALRDRLRILENETEDLRVELERTKKEARQAEKRHAEIHSQLQLQCAEEQQRSRELNELNGALKLELEEERAKVDQGLRELRAAEAALFDAAHQLKGALKAANQGKLLKCALDTLQRRFLLLGEVQLKLQEQMIGPTPMARQEAAQIQRSYSEELSNLRRQLESRISLIEALRARLIELEGGEAQREALLTEQHQLLQEAKERHEAELEALESKYKAQRAINLHLEERVLELLGTLEDKSSTNACTTNTVSSASPKERSPPLSVSLASSSEGSLAFMQSGGGTGFMMSDCCDPAGEITNLQAIVDPGPSPSHESQAHQQQQPPS; encoded by the exons ATGGGCTCTGGCGCAAAGGGAGTAACCGAGCTTTTTGACCTCTTAGAGTCCAACAAGCTCGGAGCCGTGGAAGAGATGAAGAAAGTATTTCATGATCATTTCCTAATTA CTAaagataactggcttgtgaaTGGACTATTCGATTATTACCTCTCAACGAACTCCCTCCGAGCCGTCGAGGTATTGGTAGGAGTCAGGGAACCTCACGATAAGCATCTGCTGGACCGCCTAGCTGAAGCACTAACCAAACATACTAGCAATGGACAAAATCAGCGGGTACAAGCTCTAACACTTCTAGGCCATGTGGTACGAAGACATCCTACTTGGCTGTATAAACTCCCCAGTCATTGTCTCTTCGATAGACTACTCAAGCTTCTCAAG GCCGATGGGGAGATTTTACCACTAATGAGTGCCCTGCTTTTGCTGGTAACGTTACTGCCCATGCTGCCGGCGTATCTAAATCCATTCCTCAATGATATCTTCGAAGTCTTCGCTAGACTAGCCTCCTACCACCATCAACAATCATCCCAGGCTTCATTGGCAACTTCAGCTTCACCTTCCGCAGAAATGGAGAGAGACAGACTATATATTTTACATCTACAg GTCGGATTGGAAAGTTTGTTTCACAGACTATATGGGATGTATCCGTGCAACTTTGTGTCGTTCCTTCGACAGCACTACATGCAACGTGATTCATTCGCTACATTTTCATACACTGTTAGGCCGATGTTGGATTCAGTGCGGATGCATCCTCTTCTTGTTACGGCAACCAAAGAAATCGAGACTTCTGCCAACAG gtggaaaaaaatggaacatCACGACGTAGTAGCTGAGTGTGGCCGATTTGCACTTGACAAATTTCGGGAGGATGTGCCAATGAACACTGGATATCAGCCACGAATCACACATCCCATAATAG aaCCTCCCTCTCATTCTCACGGGCTAATAGATGGTGGAAGTAGTTTTGGATTGAAACCTGTTGGAGAGGAGGGATTTTGGTCACCAAGCATGAGCATGCCTCCCAATAGTCCTCCACCTCACGAAACTCGCTCTACACCCTCAACGCCAAATAATATTAGAATCGGGGCATCCCCACCTGAGGCAGCTGTCGAAGCAACACCTGAAACGACTCCAGTCAAG GATTTGCGGCAGCTACCCGCTCGAGCAGCTCCTACTAGCTCGGCTGCAGTTCGAGCTTTGGGCTCTTTTGGCAATGGGCTGTCGAATGAATCACGGCCGTCTACTCCTACCACCATAAATCCTTCCATAGCTGGAGTAACGAGCAGCACAAGTGGCACCATGGACAACATTTCAAACAATACCAATTCGCATGTGGTTCTATCTCAGAagattaacaaattatttgCTGAACGACAAACGAGCCAACTTGGCTACTCGCAGACTTCTGCGTCCCAAGACTTCGAGCTAAATAATGGTAACCTGGGGAGTATAAGGGACACTGAAGTTTACTTGGGCCAAAACGGAAGTAGCGATGATTGGCAAGAAGATCAAGAG GTCCTTCAGATCGTTGGAGATTCacagaaaaatattggatCCATCGAGGATATAATTAAAGAGACGTCAAATACTAATGCATCTTTTGAAACCGCGATGGCAAACTTATCCCAGAAAGTTCATCGTCTTCGTTTCTATTCGCAATGCCAAGCACCACTGTCCCACCAAATTTCACATAATTACAACAAG GTGCGCAGAACCACCTCTTGTCCAGAAATGAAGATCCAAAATGATGGAATTTTGGGAAGCATTAAACCATTTTGTGCACAACAAAACGACCATGAAAGAAGTACAGAGGAGGCGAGTACTCAAACGCAGGATTTAGTACCGTATGAACATCTTCTACTCGGTGTTGTTTCAAGCAGGGTACAGGAATCTGATCTGGCAAACAAATCGAACACTGAATCTTGTATTTCGCCCAATTTTATGTTGGAACGTTACATCCAGGCTTGTGCACGCATCACCCACAGCAATCATAATAAACAAA ctACAGCCGGAACTACTAAACACAAGCAGCATCAAagacagaaaaagaaaggtgCAGAAGATGATCCATCGGCCGAGACAGTCAGTGAAGATGGGGTCGATTATGTAATTCATATTAATTTGGACAGTGGCAATCAGCTGCTACAGCTGACGCAGATGCAGTTGCAATTTGAACGACAGCGTAGGGAAGTGCATGCTGAACGAAATCGAAGGCTGCTTGGAAAATTACGAGACACTCAAGCCCTCGAGGAGCACAATACTGCACTG AGAGATCGTCTGCGAATTCTTGAGAACGAGACAGAAGATCTTAGAGTCGAGTTAGAACGCACGAAAAAAGAAGCGCGTCAGGCAGAGAAAAGACACGCCGAAATACATAGCCAGCTTCAGTTACAG TGTGCAGAAGAGCAGCAACGATCTCGTGAATTAAACGAACTCAACGGAGCCTTGAAACTAGAACTGGAAGAGGAAAGGGCGAAAGTAGATCAAGGATTACGGGAACTACGGGCGGCCGAAGCAGCCCTTTTTGACGCCGCTCACCAATTGAAGGGTGCCCTTAAAGCTGCAAATCAGGGGAAATTGTTAAAATGCGCCTTAGATACATTGCAAAGGCGGTTCCTGCTTCTTGGGGAG GTACAATTGAAGCTGCAAGAGCAGATGATTGGTCCAACACCAATGGCAAGACAAGAAGCTGCACAAATTCAGAGATCGTATTCAGAAGAATTATCCA ACTTGCGACGCCAGCTGGAGTCGCGAATTTCGCTTATTGAAGCATTGCGAGCACGACTGATAGAATTAGAGGGTGGAGAAGCACAAAGAGAAGCTTTGCTTACAGAACAACATCAGCTTTTACAAGAAGCAAAGGAACGACATGAAGCGGAACTCGAGGCCTTAGAATCTAAGTACAAAGCACAACGAGCGATAAATCTACATCTGGAGGAACGTGTTTTGGAGCTGCTTGGTACTTTGGAGGATAAATCGTCAACAAACGCTTGCACGACGAATACGGTTTCTTCTGCATCCCCCAAGGAAAGATCTCCTCCACTATCCGTCAGCCTTGCCTCCTCTAGCGAGGGCAGTCTCGCCTTTATGCAGTCGGGTGGTGGAACTGGATTCATGATGAGTGACTGCTGTGATCCTGCCGGTGAAATAACAAACCTCCAGGCTATAGTTGATCCTGGTCCAAGTCCTTCGCATGAGAGTCAAGCACACCAACAACAGCAACCTCCttcttga
- the LOC124404924 gene encoding centlein gives MKKRRPCTWNQVRSPGNLPNGANYARTAESVGGKSRSFHELKKRRIQKNVTKVQQTRSSELTNDVELSKELFGSLESLFDVKKPLRLQDLPILSQNYAEQGDTTNSTPQSRSPKTPRYSLDPPEPHILFESESFIKLPEFGLLEGIVEESLQTESNKTNTEQFSESQECLSMADEEDQTKTQNEGQGEDKTGDAGENSENGPPPYPMPPGIGEGVPIKPGGHRESTMSSLPLTDTAVMKEMKEADKRCTAIAAEIEQLKKELSELTNKKDLTQEDTLKIKEKQESVMTKLGEFEKITRKLQRLLGLADPSSQTFAKMFEMLPYPHGKRTSDVTKEKGELFDIPQMEYPEDKLPRVIVCGNTEENIPKIVVGDSERKGKKKCFQNLTGKLTESLNMQEKLVKENAQLEGGRYKLEEALLEKDNAVDSLQRKVCGLQAEMRIVVKENSELSRQLACLNQRICSPRQSPPPPPPLPPPARPYTSNRGLFSQDEDSNSCACKCCLQQEGGDTYATNTRTVCVNDPSKVTGSFSSNGSPRLSGGACGGNTSGTESDKMCCRSPAANQVPPPTTRGACPAELENKLAMYGNNTKQLEQQLGCMESEVRNMQMELANVQRERQQLEQQRKLLKCTGPCAPCSCCPPSQQQSQQSQQQIPQLKNMPPAMPLAKMNPQQVPSCAEPCTNAPMGGSNCPQQQLRDLREQYARLQDDYKSKLCEVSVLRTESEKTKQEARDAKEDKERAENKLIDLEERLKLCEAEKNKLAGSKEQLVEQEQALLVAKQRFREAQDELEELRSLIQDQASQLEDYRNKYLQAQQQVEEQRRQLDLMEMDNARMNENVTLEIGRVKNQFQEKLAELAPLPDLLKQTQLKLQESQQMRLLAERNCEDLSREVLVFKDKVGTIQNQMDILRAENQTLQDEKASMAARWDELERRNAEMRNENERMKNASARFEEHIAQMQKRIDEKMHEVTQLTAMLDQVREDSARQVARTKERCETIRRSMQGQIAEMERQLAQCRATARAAQKDRDEIRQKMQGQINNLNEAFEHAQGRIRSLQGHVNYLKNSYSNIFRGGQGQGQGETPPLLPGEPGQGQGYDSCDCNY, from the exons ATGAAG aaacgTAGGCCGTGTACTTGGAATCAAGTAAGATCGCCGGGAAATTTACCAAACGGAGCAAATTATGCACGTACAGCGGAATCAGTAGGAGGAAAAAGCAGGAGCTTTCACGAGTTAAAGAAGAGGCGTATACAGAAAAATGTTACAAAAGTACAACAAACCAGAAGCAGCGAACTCACCAATGATGTGGAATTAAGCAAAGAATTATTTGGCTCGCTAGAATCTTTATTCGACGTAAAGAAACCTCTGCGCTTACAGGACCTACCCATATTGTCACAAAATTACGCTGAACAAGGAGATACCACTAACTCTACTCCACAGTCTAGAAGCCCGAAAACTCCTCGTTATTCATTAGATCCACCAGAACCACACATTCTTTTCGAG TCAGAAAGCTTCATCAAGTTACCAGAATTTGGATTACTAGAAGGAATAGTAGAAGAATCTCTGCAGACCGAGTCCAACAAAACTAACACTGAACAATTTAGCGAATCACAAGAGTGTCTCAG TATGGCTGATGAGGAAGATCAGACTAAGACTCAGAATGAGGGTCAGGGTGAAGACAAAACTGGAGATGCaggagaaaattcagaaaatggACCACCACCCTACCCAATGCCACCAGGGATTGGTGAAG GAGTGCCTATCAAACCTGGAGGACATCGGGAGTCCACGATGAGTTCGTTACCTTTGACGGACACTGCAGTGATGAAGGAAATGAAAGAAGCGGACAAAAGGTGTACTGCAATAGCAGCTGAAATAgaacagttgaaaaaagagCTGTCGGAATTAACGAAC AAAAAAGATCTGACTCAAGaagatacgttgaaaattaAAGAGAAGCAAGAAAGCGTTATGACCAAGCTTGGAGAGTTTGAGAAAATAACTAGAAAACTTCAACGGTTGTTAGGCTTGGCTGATCCTTCGAGTCAAACCTTTGCCAAGATGTTTGAAATGCTTCCTTACCCACATGGAAAACGAACATCG GATGTTACCAAGGAGAAGGGTGAGCTGTTCGACATTCCGCAGATGGAATATCCCGAGGACAA ACTTCCAAGGGTGATCGTTTGTGGTAACACAGAAGAGAACATACCAAAGATAGTAGTAGGCGACAGCGAGCGAAAGGGGAAGAAaaagtgttttcaaaatttaactgGAAAGTTGACGGAGTCATTGAACATGCAGGAGAAGCTCGTCAAAGAAAATGCTCAGCTCGAGGGTGGAAG GTATAAGTTGGAGGAAGCTTTGTTGGAGAAGGACAACGCGGTGGACAGCCTGCAGCGAAAGGTGTGTGGACTGCAGGCTGAGATGCGAATTGTAGTGAAAGAGAATTCTGAATTGAGTCGACAATTGGCTTGCCTTAATCAACGAATCTGTTCGCCTCGTCAATCACCACCGCCCCCGCCACCATTACCGCCACCAGCTCGTCCATACACCAGTAATCGTGGCCTTTTCTCACAAGACGAAGACAGTAATTCATGTGCTTGCAAGTGTTGCCTGCAACAAGAAGGTGGAGACACATATGCAACAAATACGCGCACAGTTTGTG TGAACGACCCATCGAAGGTCACTGGCAGTTTCAGCAGCAACG GTTCCCCGAGATTATCTGGTGGCGCTTGCGGCGGAAACACATCAGGGACAGAAAGCGATAAAATGTGCTGCAGAAGTCCTGCAGCCAACCAGGTTCCGCCCCCAACAACAAGGGGAGCATGCCCTGCGGAGCTGGAAAACAAGCTAGCAATGTATGGGAACAACACCAAACAACTG gAGCAGCAATTAGGCTGCATGGAGTCTGAGGTCCGGAATATGCAGATGGAACTTGCTAATGTCCAACGAGAAAGGCAGCAGCTTGAGCAGCAAAGAAAACTTCTGAAGTGCACTGGACCCTGTGCCCCTTGTTCCTGTTGTCCGCCCTCACAGCAGCAGTCACAGCAATCTCAGCAGCAAATTCCACAGTTGAAAAACATGCCTCCGGCAATGCCACTTGCCAAG ATGAATCCTCAACAAGTTCCATCATGTGCTGAACCATGTACAAATGCACCAATG GGCGGAAGTAATTGTCCGCAACAACAACTACGAGATTTGAGGGAACAGTACGCCAGACTACAAGATGACTATAAAAGCAAATTGTGCGAGGTCTCTGTACTGAGAACAGAATCAGAAAAGACGAAACAGGAAGCAAGGGACGCCAAAGAGGACAAGGAGAGGGCAGAGAATAAACTTATTGACTTGGAGGAGCGATTAAAACTCTGCGAAGCTGAAAAGAACAAGTTAGCAG GAAGTAAGGAGCAGCTTGTGGAACAGGAACAAGCGCTGCTGGTGGCTAAGCAACGATTTCGTGAGGCACAAGACGAACTAGAGGAACTGCGATCGCTGATTCAGGATCAAGCAAGCCAGCTTGAAGATTATCGCAACAAATACTTGCAG gcACAGCAACAAGTCGAGGAACAACGTCGACAACTGGACCTCATGGAAATGGATAATGCTCGAATGAACGAAAATGTTACTTTGGAAATTGGCCGGGTTAAG AAccaatttcaagaaaaacttGCTGAGCTTGCCCCTCTGCCTGACCTATTGAAACAAACACAGCTCAAATTACAAGAATCTCAGCAAATGCGATTACTGGCTGAACGAAACTGCGAGGATTTATCACGGGAGGTTTTAGTTTTCAAAGACAAAGTGGGTAccattcaaaatcaaatggACATACTTCGCGCCGAAAATCAAACGTTGCAG GATGAAAAAGCGTCAATGGCAGCAAGATGGGATGAGCTTGAAAGAAGGAATGCAGAAATGAGAAATGAGAACGAAAGGATGAAGAATGCATCGGCAAGATTTGAGGAGCACATTGCACAGATGCAAAAACGTATAGATGAAAAGATGCACGAGGTCACCCAGCTGACAGCGATGCTGGATCAA GTGCGTGAGGATTCCGCCCGTCAAGTAGCTAGAACAAAAGAGAGATGCGAGACGATAAGACGCTCGATGCAGGGACAGATTGCCGAAATGGAAAGACAGCTGGCACAATGTAGAGCAACAGCAAGAGCAGCTCAGAAAGATAGAGACGAG ATTCGTCAGAAGATGCAAGGGCAGATCAACAATTTGAATGAGGCCTTCGAACACGCTCAAGGACGCATCCGATCACTGCAAGGACATGtaaattacttgaaaaattcgtaCAGCAACATTTTTCGGGGAGGTCAGGGTCAGGGTCAGGGAGAAACGCCACCATTACTGCCAGGTGAGCCCGGACAGGGCCAGGGATATGACTCCTGCGACTGCAACTATTAA